The Grus americana isolate bGruAme1 chromosome 5, bGruAme1.mat, whole genome shotgun sequence region accccttaatcttttttttcctttttttttttttttttaatctctgaacGTTGCCTTCGGTTTTgataaaatcaaatgaaaactaaataaaaccCCGTGTGTGCACTGGGTGGCTGATACAGAACCCCGCATGAACAAGCCATTAATCAGCGAGACAACAGTGAACTTCCAAATCCAATTCTCCAGGAGACTGAGTTTCACACaatgttggtgttttgtttttcattaaaataaaaattaaaattaaaaaaaaaaaaaaaaagaaaaaaaaagcaggtcaCACAGTGCTTTCCAATATCCACTCAGAACTGGAGAAAGTTGCTTTTCCACTATCCACATCAGAGCTGTCTGACTGGACTAGCATCCCGTTCATAGACATGCTCCTTTTGGACCGCAATCCACCTGCGCCCCGGGCGCTGCCGGGGCAGCGGGACTCCAGCAGCTCGCCGCCCAGGGAGAGCCTGCGCTTGGCTCGGGATGCGTCAGCTGGCAAAGTGAGGAACTTACTTGGCTTTGATTGTGCTCTTTTGTACGTGGGGGCCCCTTTGACAGAGTCGGGGGGACGGCTAGCTAACTGCAGGGCAGTGGAGTTATTTCTGTTAGTGTTTTGGGACTCGATACTGCTGACAGCTTCACTCTGCGGCTCGCTGCTTGGCTTTGGCCCCGGCTTTCGCTTCTGCTTCTGGGAGACAGAAGTGCTGGAAGTCCAGGCGGGAGGCAAAGCGGAGGTAGTGGTGGCCGAGTCCTGGCTGGAGCCGGTCTCCGGCGACTGCGTCACGCCGTCGCTGGCAGCCTTGCAGCACTGGATGCCCTCTTCGTGCCCGACAGCCTGCTTGGACATCGACTGCGACAGCACCCCGCTGCAGCCCTGGATTTGAGCCCCGTTCGTCTGCGAGTACACGTTGCTGACCTTGGTGGCCTTCTGCTGTCCGTTGTTGTTACACACCTTGTAGCGGATCAtgaggatgatgatgaacaCGAGCACGGAGGCCACGATGATCCCACCAATGATGATAATCATGGTCCCACCCAGGAACTGGGACTGCATGAAGTGGCAGCGCACGTAATCCTGCTCGGTGGTGAACTGCGTGCAGCCCACCACCCTGGTGGCGGTGAGCGAGGTGATCCCGTCGTCGTAGATGGCCAGGACGCACAGGTCGTACACAGTCCCAGCGGCCAGGTTGTTGACCAGGAAGGTTTTGCTTGTGGGAGGTATCATTCTGGGGGAGAAGGAAACGAGCGTGAATGCACCCGGCAGACCCGCAGGCACCTCCCCgccctgtgctgcagcccccGGCCGCGCTGAGCACCACCAGGGCTCGGCTCTGCCGCTCCTGCACCGCGCTGCAGGGCTGCTCACCGTCCccgcagcagctgctgccctgcgTTCCGTGCGGCAGCAGTCCCGCCAAGCCCCCCCCGCTCGGCTCAGCTCGGCGCGGCACAGCCCCCTGTGAGAGTGGCCACCTCAAAAACACCAATTACCCAGCAAAGACAGCTCGGAACGGTGTGGGTGTTACACCCGGCAGCACGCAGCCTCTCTGCACCCCGCCGGCACACCGGCGCGGACACCGCCAGAAAGCGCTGCGAGGAACGCATTTACGGACACCTTTCTCCCTGCGTTTTCATAAAGCTGAGGGCGCTAAGATCCATTTAACTCATCTAACTTTGCAACCTTTCTGCCAATCAGATTAGTTCAGAGGATTAGAGGTCCGTTTGGATTATCTAAAAATATCTACCGTTCAAGGTAATTTCCCTATTTGAGAGCAGCAAATTGCACGAGCCTTTCCCGAGGCTCCCACCATCGGCTGCCGGGGCAGGGCTCTGCTCGGCGTGGCGGGGGCTCCACGTCTGCGCTGAGCAGCCCGGCAGGGCCCCGCGCAggcgggctggggctgccttACCTGTAAACAAGGGAGTCATCGTAAGTACCGTTGTACTGGATTTGGAACATACGTATCCCAGGTATGTTCCTCTGAAAATTGAATTTCAGCAGAGCGGTAGAGGATGTCGCTTCTGCCACGACCACCTTCTTATCTTGGCTGACTTTAGTATCCCCGTTGCTACTGCTCGTGTTGGAGCCCGACTTGGTGGACGTGGAGATATCCGAGGAGCCGGGGTCGGGCTCGTGGATGTGGTTCGTGCTGTTCAGCAAGTGGGGGAGTTTGATTATGTGCAGGTCCACCGTCTGCGTGGCCTCCCCGGCCGGGTTGGAAGCGATGCAGGTGAAGGAGCCCGTGTCCTTCACTGTCGTGATAAGGATGTCGAGCGTCCCGTTGTCGTACACCACGGACCTCGTTGCGTTTGAGATCAGTTTGCCCTCAGGTGAAATCCAATGAATTGCTGGTTCGGGGTCGCCCCGGGCCTTACACCGCAGCGCTGCCCGCTGGCCCTCCAGCACCCGCAGCTCGTGGGTGTGCCGGGTGATGAGGGGAGGCTCGCACAGGAACTCCTCCTCGGGGATCGACCAGAAGTACCGGCCGGACAAGAGCGTGGGAGAAGCGCAGGTCTCCAGGTCGTCCTCCCTCGAAAGACGCCTCAGCCACAACAGCTCGCAGTTGCAATGCAAAGGGTTCCCACCAAAGCTCAACGCAAACGTCGAGGGGCTGATAATTCCTGAGGTTGCTAGTACCTGAGCTCGCTGGAAGAGAGGATCAGGCGGTAGCTTCTGCAGTTTGTTAGACGTGACATCCAACCTGGTCATCTTGTGGAGGTGGGAGAAGGTCCCCTTGGGAATATGGTCAATCATGTTGTGGTCTAGACTGAGAGTGTGCAAACTAACCATCTTCTCCACTGCATCCCAGGGGATGGTTTCCAGATTGTTGTAAGACAAATCCAATTCCTCGAGAGCTAAAACATCATCGAAAGCTGTGGAAGAAATCAAAGTCAGCTGGTTGTTGTTAAGTATCAAGTGGTGAAGGTTGGAGAGTCCGCTGAACATGTCATTCGTGATCTTAGTCAATCGGTTGCTGTTCAAATGCAAAGCCCGCAAATTGCGCAAGTCAGCAAACGCGTGAGGCGTAATAAAACTGATTGTATTCCTGGACAGCGTCAG contains the following coding sequences:
- the LRFN5 gene encoding leucine-rich repeat and fibronectin type-III domain-containing protein 5 isoform X1 → MEKLLLFLLFIGVVVRAQICPKRCVCQILSPNLATLCAKKGLLFVPPNIDRRTVELRLADNFVTNIKRKDFANMTSLVDLTLSRNTISFITPHAFADLRNLRALHLNSNRLTKITNDMFSGLSNLHHLILNNNQLTLISSTAFDDVLALEELDLSYNNLETIPWDAVEKMVSLHTLSLDHNMIDHIPKGTFSHLHKMTRLDVTSNKLQKLPPDPLFQRAQVLATSGIISPSTFALSFGGNPLHCNCELLWLRRLSREDDLETCASPTLLSGRYFWSIPEEEFLCEPPLITRHTHELRVLEGQRAALRCKARGDPEPAIHWISPEGKLISNATRSVVYDNGTLDILITTVKDTGSFTCIASNPAGEATQTVDLHIIKLPHLLNSTNHIHEPDPGSSDISTSTKSGSNTSSSNGDTKVSQDKKVVVAEATSSTALLKFNFQRNIPGIRMFQIQYNGTYDDSLVYRMIPPTSKTFLVNNLAAGTVYDLCVLAIYDDGITSLTATRVVGCTQFTTEQDYVRCHFMQSQFLGGTMIIIIGGIIVASVLVFIIILMIRYKVCNNNGQQKATKVSNVYSQTNGAQIQGCSGVLSQSMSKQAVGHEEGIQCCKAASDGVTQSPETGSSQDSATTTSALPPAWTSSTSVSQKQKRKPGPKPSSEPQSEAVSSIESQNTNRNNSTALQLASRPPDSVKGAPTYKRAQSKPSKFLTLPADASRAKRRLSLGGELLESRCPGSARGAGGLRSKRSMSMNGMLVQSDSSDVDSGKATFSSSEWILESTV
- the LRFN5 gene encoding leucine-rich repeat and fibronectin type-III domain-containing protein 5 isoform X2; amino-acid sequence: MEKLLLFLLFIGVVVRAQICPKRCVCQILSPNLATLCAKKGLLFVPPNIDRRTVELRLADNFVTNIKRKDFANMTSLVDLTLSRNTISFITPHAFADLRNLRALHLNSNRLTKITNDMFSGLSNLHHLILNNNQLTLISSTAFDDVLALEELDLSYNNLETIPWDAVEKMVSLHTLSLDHNMIDHIPKGTFSHLHKMTRLDVTSNKLQKLPPDPLFQRAQVLATSGIISPSTFALSFGGNPLHCNCELLWLRRLSREDDLETCASPTLLSGRYFWSIPEEEFLCEPPLITRHTHELRVLEGQRAALRCKARGDPEPAIHWISPEGKLISNATRSVVYDNGTLDILITTVKDTGSFTCIASNPAGEATQTVDLHIIKLPHLLNSTNHIHEPDPGSSDISTSTKSGSNTSSSNGDTKVSQDKKVVVAEATSSTALLKFNFQRNIPGIRMFQIQYNGTYDDSLVYRMIPPTSKTFLVNNLAAGTVYDLCVLAIYDDGITSLTATRVVGCTQFTTEQDYVRCHFMQSQFLGGTMIIIIGGIIVASVLVFIIILMIRYKVCNNNGQQKATKVSNVYSQTNGAQIQGCSGVLSQSMSKQAVGHEEGIQCCKAASDGVTQSPETGSSQDSATTTSALPPAWTSSTSVSQKQKRKPGPKPSSEPQSEAVSSIESQNTNRNNSTALQLASRPPDSVKGAPTYKRAQSKPKAGADPQDACPPPLPENVATDVLTRQKTIRFQLTED